The Prunus dulcis chromosome 5, ALMONDv2, whole genome shotgun sequence genomic sequence AACAGTGAATGCGTCATCATTTAACAACTTGTTTAATACTTACCACATTTGCCTTGGTCCTTGATAGGCGTCACTGCACCCTTTTCTCTCCAATCCACTGAAGGTAGCACATCAGTGACATTTCAATATCTAAAACTTGTAGCTTTCGTGGAATTGGACATGATCAATTTGGAGGATCGTTTCATGTAACCATTACGAATTTCCTGAAACTCCTCATTGGTTAGGTCTGCAAATTCATTTAAGCTTAGAGTGAAGTAGTTCTGACCCATGTGTTTGTTAAAAGCGTCAATGAACTCCTAGTTGGCCTTGATAATATCACGAAtcgcctctctttctcctcagCATCCTTATAAAAAAACTGGCCCAAATTGAGCCATCCAGTCTTCATGTCTCGCCAACATGGTTTTCTATCATAAATTTGGCGAGACGATGCTTGAGAGGAGCAAATGgccaaaatgaaaagaaaagctaaGCAGACGTATTGGCCTTGATTTGTGAGAGCCATGGTAAAAAGTAAATAAGCACAATTGGTACGTATTCTatggaaatatatttaatcTTGGATGGGCACAAGACATTCAATGAGCATCTGGGATTTTATAGACATAAACTTGTTGTGAGCCGTCCTTTTCCTCATAGTATACTAGATGGGGGACCTGTCTTTCTACGTGCCTTCGAAGATTTTCTAACTTAGGCACACAATAATTCAATGTTTTGGGCCGttaatcattatttttttgctaATTTCACATTATCCTTTACTAACAGTATAAGAAGATTAGCTGAACTAACTCATTTTTTTGATAGACGAGTAATTGATGGAATTACGAATGGAGTCGGTATTGtgagtttatttatttaattatttttttcaaggaaATGAACAAGTGATCCATTACAAGTCATGGATCCCCTTCGATCTTAATCACTTCATAAACTACTTAACGTATTAACCAGGCACAAAATGATTCAATTTTTTGGGGCCTTAATGATGATATGGGTTGTGATGTGTGTCAAATCCAATTTGAACACatcattatttatttgctACTTTCACGCTATCTAGCacattattttaaagaaaagaccaaattttcacattaaaataaaaaataaaaatcaaactaGTATGGACCATGGAATTTAAGCTTAGTATAATTAAGGGCAAAATTGATAGGTGACATGTTAAAAGTTTAGTATTTTGATTAGGAGATTATTAGGTTATAAGatagattttaaatcatatttttcttctctttaaaTAGGTCCTAAATTGAATcttaattaagaattaataaagcaaaacataaaaagactAGATTAATCGACATGGCAGTATCTTCACGGATATAATACTTGAGTGCACTTCTAATTACACTTCCCTGTTTATACTAGTTCTGAATTCACGAATCATAACCGAGCATATATCATAATCATAACTGTTGATTTCTTAAACCACAATTTATCTATCTTTgcaatcaaaaagaaaaattcactgaaattgaaaattgatttAATATCAGACGGTTTTCACCTTCATTTCGTCTTCAATTCCTTAAATTAGTTCTGAAAATGCTTGCGTGCTTTGGCGAACTGCTCGCACTCAGGACGAGCTTTCTCAACGACCAAACCAAGAGGGTAGGAAACGCGGTGGCTTGGTCCGATGAAAACGACGCTGTCTCCTTCCAAAAGGTTGAGCTTCCGGGTGGCCACCGGCGCAGTTTTCGATTTGTTGTTAGGGTCGACCTCGTGGGAAATCTTGCATTCAGGGTCAGGGCTGTGTAGCACTGTCACTTGACAATCATCCAAAGGCTCCTTAGATTTTTCCAACACAAACACGTACATTCCAAGCGGGTTGGTTTCGCCCTCTCGTCTGGATTTTATGTTCCCGCCCTCCCTACACTCCAATCGCACCCTTGCACCTGATCAATGGGCAatgtgcatgcatgcatgcataaatCTCATATTCAAATCTTATAATCCACATTTATGTAGTTTGTTACCTACTTATTAACGTTATGTACCTGGAATCATCTTACTGATCTCGGTCATAGACTTCAATTGGCAGTTGTCACAGTAGACCAGGCCGGTGAGGTAGATTTTGTCGTCGGTGGTGTTGGAGTAAGCCGATCTGAGGAGggacaagaaacaaaaggcaaAGGCAAGGACCGTAGTGCTAGACTTTGTCGACATTGTTGATTTTGAGTTTGCTTGTGTTGGTTCTATTCTATGTATTGCTGATGATGAATTAGACAgggctttcttcttcttataaaaggaaaagaagcaaAGAATGCGTATTCTTTGGAGAGTTTTGTGAGGcctttgtttgtttacatGTGGAATTGAGACAATTACTCACCTCCTTGACCCATTCTTGATGGGACTCGAGTTCAGGAGAATAACTTGACTGCAACAGTTGATTAACAActtaaatgaataaaaattgatgattcGAGAAGGTCACCACAGTAATTATATATGGTTGCAAGCCAATAGTTAAGGACCTTaaggttgggtttgttttgatAGAAAACTGGTAATAATAATAGAGTGTGGTTAAACGAATTCTAGAATTAACTGGGTGCaccctatgatctaagtacaccttaatatttaaattaaaatgtaggtcctttgacatttattactttttttgttgtgtcaattttaccctttgagGTAAATAAGGAAACCACATTGAAAATCTAGATTTAATGCAATATTTCCTtataattgaatttcataatttaaaatttaaattctttcttTGATAATATTCCtaatatatggataaaatacaatttaattaataaaaagtaaagacccATATATTATACCAATCGATCAGACAAGCACATTAAATTATGTACCTAACATACATGTATAAATTGCGTTATCTATAAGttaggaacataaattagaagactacctataagtcagatacaaaaatagacaaaataaaattgcatGTTACCTATTAAAAAAAGGTACATAAAATACAATGACACATTgtcaaaaatatgaaataagatatatatatacctacGCAATTGGTAATaggcaatatgacataaatgactattacccgattcaagtcataaggGGTAACATTGGACAAAAAAatgatttcaaaataaaaataaaaaaaattatatcataaaatattaaaaggaATGTAATTCTATGTGgcacaaaagtcaaaggacTAGGATCTTAAGTGCATACATTATCCTAGTAATTGGCTGAATATAACAAGTTATCCAGCCAATAAATATGAACATAGTTGTTATACGTTAAAGTAGAAACTTGTTAATTCAAAATTGATGACTCCTTCCACTCGCCTTGTAAATGAATCCtaaagttaattaaattgaatacagTTGCAGACATTTGATCCGACCCAATTACTCGTGAAATTAGGCGGGTCGGAGAGAATGGCCTGCTTCCAAGCTTGTAAAGCTATGTAAGCATTTCTGATTCTCTAGTTCTCGAAAACTAGAGATGGGTCGACCGTGACTAGCTCGCCCTCGGTCTCTGAACTCGTCCCCGTAGTAGAGGAGCTGGCGCTGCTTGATGTAGAGGGCTTCGGTATCGGAGAGAGCTCCATGGCTGATAAtgttgttgtggtggtggtgctcCTGCGCACCACAGACGACAGAGAGTGATGAGGAGGCGAGAATGAAGGTGATGAGAAGGCACAAGTGAAACTGAGGGTGACCAATGACCATACCCTTCTTCACGAGGGCCGCTTCTGGTATTTGTCTTATGTGCTGTGACCGTGACCATATCATTAAAGTCTAAATTGTTCTAAATAATCAAAGGCACAGGTGAAACTGAAACTACAAGAAGTGGAGCTTTATTATGGTGATTGATAATGACTAGATCTAGAATAGCAGACAAATAAATGGGAGTCAACTAAGGGctagtttggcattgctgtgctttaaaaaaaaactgtttcTGTTGTGCTGCGAAAATAATCAGCTGTGAAAAAAAGCAGCTAGGCGTTTGATAAACTGTATATGAAAAACTGCTGTGAGTAGTCAaagtgtttggtaaatttttatCATAAGTGCTTTTAGTATGTATAATGACCGAAAAGGACATGATGATGAAACggtttgttgttttcttcattctttttctactttaaaaaaagaaaacaaacttcactacataattttgttttcttttttaatttacacattttttaatttatcaaaatttgTAATCTACAATTAGCACACATATATTAccataaattataaattaatattgtAACAAAAGTAGTTCTAAATATtgttatattaataataacaatGTGTTTTGAGGGCTTCGGAGAGGGTTAgcataataaatataaaaaaattgttcaatTTTAACATGCCAAAATAGATCACTACAATATAAAAGAAGCTAATTAGATGCATTCATTAAACTTGTAGCGATGCTATTTCTCAATGCTTCCATCTCTTGTGTTCCATTGTCATTAAGACTATGAAGTTCTTGTTGTACATCAACATCCTCACCTATCTCTTCACTTAAGATATCATTTGAAGCATCAAAATGTCTATCACGTTGGGCATGCCTCCTTATATAATTATGAAGTGTCATTGTAGCAATGACTATCTTCACTTGCTTGTTGAATGGATAATTAGGCATATCTCCTTGATGCACAAATCACAGAATATGGATATATTATGGTTATTCCATGTCGCTGGAGCTTTTGATGAACTTCTCACATTCTTTCCCATCCTTACTAAAGCAATATGTGTTGAGTATGAGAAATAGATAATAGCAAATAATTGTCCCAATATACATTATACTAAAAGCATAAAAATAGCAAACTTTCCTTTTCCCACAGGTATGAATATTCATCTATATTATCCACTATATGCTATATGTTTAAAAATGATGACGGCTCCTAACAAAACCTCCTTAAACCCACTTCTCAATCTNCAACAAGGGACAAAGAGTCCAAGCATAGAGTATTCCTAATGattcatgaaagaaaaccaagaacaaaaagaatccacacatgaaaataaactgaTCACCTTCACAATTGACCTAAGAACAAGAACTATTTAATTTTCCTAATCTTT encodes the following:
- the LOC117628594 gene encoding olee1-like protein, with protein sequence MSTKSSTTVLAFAFCFLSLLRSAYSNTTDDKIYLTGLVYCDNCQLKSMTEISKMIPGARVRLECREGGNIKSRREGETNPLGMYVFVLEKSKEPLDDCQVTVLHSPDPECKISHEVDPNNKSKTAPVATRKLNLLEGDSVVFIGPSHRVSYPLGLVVEKARPECEQFAKARKHFQN